In Spirosoma sp. KUDC1026, the sequence CCTACAACCGGCAAAGTATTATTCAGCTGACGGACAGTATTTTAGCAAAACCAACCCGCGATCTCTCCGACTCCGATTATTTCAATCTGGACTACTTGCGGGATGATAGCTGGGAATGGGTTAAGCCAACGGCCGACGACCCCCAGCCAGGCAACAGCCGCGAGCCGCTGTTCAGACATTTCTACAAGAAGAAAGCGGATTTCTATAACCTGCAGACCGAAGATGTCGACCTCCACATCAGCCCGGCCGTTTATTTTGGCGCTGGTGTCGAACGCGCATCCTACGAGGCAAGTAATCCAGCTGATGGTCAGAAACTGAATTTCATTAATTCCCGTGGGGTTGAGCTTCGGGGGTCAATCGGCAAAAAATTAGGTTTCTACTCGTTCTTTTCCGAAAACCAGGCTATTTACCCGGAATATATTCAGCAGTACGGCAGAACGTACAGCCGGTATAATGGCGAAGAAGGCTCAGCGCCCGGGGAGGGCTTTACGAAGAATTACCGGACAAATGGCGTCGACTTCCTGTCGGCACGGGGCTATATCACATTCAACGCGCTCAAGGTCATCAATATTCAGTTCGGTCACGATCGTAACTTTATCGGTAACGGCTTCCGATCGCTGCTTTTATCCGATAACAGCGCCCCATACCTATTCGCCAAATTCTCGACCCGTCTGGGTAAACGGATTCAATATACCAACCTATTTACGCACTTACAGAATAGCCAGAACCTACCAGCGGCCATGAATGTGTTGATTCCGCCCAAGTTCGCGGCTATGCACCACCTGAGTGTCAACGTCAGCGACCACGTCAACATTGGTCTGTTTGAAGCCGAAGTATTCAGCCGCGACCGGGTCGATCTGAGCTACCTGAACCCCATCATTTTCTACCGCTACGTCGAATCCAGCCAGGGCAGCGCCGACAACGCCCTGATTGGTCTGGATGCTAAAGTCAATTTCCTGTCGCAGTTTCTGGTCTACGGACAGGTCATGCTGGATGAGTTTGTACTACGTGAGTTAACACGCGGCCGGGGCAGCTGGACCAACAAGTTCGCCGTGCAGCTGGGCGGTAAATACATCGACGCGTTCGACGTACCGAACCTGGATTTACAGCTGGAAATGAACCTTGCCCGGCCCTACACCTACTCACACGGTGGCTCTTCGACAGTTAGCCCTGGTCAAACCAACTATGTTCACTACAGCCAGCCCCTGGCTCACCCGCTGGGTGCGAATTTTATGGAAGGCCTGGGTATTGTTCGTTTTCAGCGTCAGAAGCTATCCGCTAGTGGTATTTTCGGGATAATGATGTATGGTGCCGATCCTTCGCCGGACCGAAATTACGGTGGTAATATTCTTCAGGATTACAACACCCGCATCGGTGAGGATGGAAACCACATTGGTCAGGGTCGCAAAACCATTATTACCTACGGCGATATTCGGGGCTCCTACATGATCCGGCACAATGTGTTTCTGGAAGCCCGGTATTTGTATCGTTTTCAGGACAGTGAGTATCGGCCCGCCCGCTACAGCGATCAGGTCGCCAGCCTGGCCGTCCGCTGGAACATCCCTTACCGCAACTGGGTGTTCTAAGGCAAGTGACCATCTAACGCAAAAGGGCCCGGTTTCAAAACCGGGCCCTTTTGCGTTAGGCGCAACTAGTTTACGCCAGATAGCTGCCGATGCTAACCAGATCAGCGAATACACCCGAGGCTGTCACTTCGGCACCGGCACCCGGCCCTTTTACTACCAGTGGCCGGTCTTTATAGCGCTCCGTAGTGAATGAAACGATGTTGTCAGAGCCGGACAGCATGTAGAACGGATGCTCCGGCCCGACTGGGCGAAGGCCAATAACAGCCTTGTTGTTTTCAAAACTAGCTACAAACCGCAGCTTCTGCCCCGTTGCTTCCGCTTCGGTCAGCAGGTTTTCGAAGTAGTCGTTGTTACGTTCCAGTTCGTCGAAGAAAGCCGGAATCGTAGGAGCCGCCAGACAGGATTCCGGCAGCAAATTATTAATCGTTACGTCCTCTGGTTCCAGTGGAAAACCGGCTTCGCGGGCCAGAATCAGAATTTTCCGGGCTACGTCCTGACCGCTTAAATCATCGCGCGGGTCGGGTTCGGTATACCCTTTTTCCTTGGCTTCCCGTACCACTTCGGCAAACGACACGCCGGGTCGGAACGTATTGAAAATGAACGACAGCGTTCCCGACAGGATTGCTTCGATTTTCAGGAACTGGTCGCCGGAGGTCATTAGCCCCTGCACCGTGTTGATGATGGGCAGGCCAGCGCCTACGTTGGTTTCGTACAGGAACTTGACGCCCCGGTTCAGGGCGGTACGTTGCAGACGACGGTATTCGCTGTACGGTCCCGAGTTGGCTACTTTATTCGGCGTAACGACCGAGATGTTGGCGTCCAGCAGCGATTCGTAAAACTGAACAATGTCCTTGTCGGATGTGCAGTCGATAAATACGCTGTTGGGCAGGTTGTAATCTTTAATTTTTTCGACAAAGGCCGGTAACGATGTCGTAACCCCCTCGGTCAGCAGGCGCTCAGTCCAGTCCGTCAGTGATGTTCCTTTGGGATCGAGCAGCATTTTTTTGGTATTGGCCATCCCGACGACGCACACTTTCAGCAGTCGTTCGTCCCGCAGGAAGGCCGCCTGATCACAGATCTGTTTCAGCAGCGTCCGGCCAATCAGGCCCGTTCCTACCAGATACAGATTTAGAATCCGCGCTTCAGACTGGAAGAAGATGTTGTGCAGCGCGTTAAGCGCTTTCGACAGGTTGTTCCGGTTGATGACCACCGAAATATTAATTTCCGAAGATCCCTGCGCGACGGCAACAATGTTCACCCCATTCTTACCTAGTACAGAAAACAACTTTCCGGCAATACCCGAGCTTTTGCGCATCCCCTCGCCTACCGTAGCAATGACCGACAGATCGCGTTCAATGGCAATGTTGTCGATATACCCGTGCTGAATTTCAGTGGCGAACTCGGTTTCGAGAATAATCTTTACATCCTCGGCTCCGCGTGGGTCAATAGCAAAACAGATCGAGTGCTCGGACGAAGCCTGCGAGATCAGGATAACGCTGATTCGATGGGCCGCCAGTACGCCAAACAGCTTAGCCGACACCCCCGCCACGCCGATCATACCCGATCCCTGAACGTTGACAAGTGCAATGGAGTCAATGCTTGAAATACCCGTTATGGTGTATTGCCGCCGTTCGGCCGTGCGGCTCACCAGGGTTCCGTCGTGCTCCGGATTGAACGTATTTAACACCCGAATCGGAATGTTGCGGGCGAAAGCGGGCTGCAGGCTGGGTGGATAAATCACCTTCGCGCCGAAATGCGACAGTTCCATCGCTTCGGCGTACGTAATGGTCGGAATATTGAACGCATTGGGTACCTTCCGCGGGTCAGCCGTCATCATCCCGTCGACATCCGTCCAGATATCGATGATTTTAGCGTTGAGAGCCGCACCGATAATCGACGCTGTATAATCAGAACCACCCCGGCCCAGCGTAGTCGTTTCATTTTTCTCGGTCGAGCCGATAAATCCCGTGATCAGCTGAATATCCGTCGATTTGGCGAAATAATCCTGAATCAGTTGATTCGTCAACGTGTAATTCACCTCAGCCTGTCCGAACTGGGCGTCCGTTTTGATCAACGTTCGAGCGTCGCAGTATTGCGCCGGTATGCCCCGGCTTTTTACGCACTCCGTAATAACCGTTGTCGACAGCCGTTCGCCGAAACTCGTGATCAGGTCGAGCGTGCGGAGTGACAGTTCGCGGATGAGCGAGACGCCCCGCAGCAGATCTTCCAGCTCGTTGATAATGCCCCGCACCGTAGCAAACACTTTGCTTTGCTCCTTAACCGGAATCAAGGCTTTAATGACATTGAAATGGCGATCTTCAATTCGACGCACCAGTTCGAGGTAATCGATGCTGCCCGTTGCGGCCATGCGGCCAATTTCAATAAGCTGATTGGTAACGCCCCCCATTGCCGAAAACACAACGGCAATCTCATTATTTGCCTGCACGGTTTCGGCACGGCGCTGTTTGTCAATGATCTCGATAACCTGCTTGATGCTTTCTACGGTACCAACCGAGGTACCGCCG encodes:
- the thrA gene encoding bifunctional aspartate kinase/homoserine dehydrogenase I gives rise to the protein MYVLKFGGTSVGTVESIKQVIEIIDKQRRAETVQANNEIAVVFSAMGGVTNQLIEIGRMAATGSIDYLELVRRIEDRHFNVIKALIPVKEQSKVFATVRGIINELEDLLRGVSLIRELSLRTLDLITSFGERLSTTVITECVKSRGIPAQYCDARTLIKTDAQFGQAEVNYTLTNQLIQDYFAKSTDIQLITGFIGSTEKNETTTLGRGGSDYTASIIGAALNAKIIDIWTDVDGMMTADPRKVPNAFNIPTITYAEAMELSHFGAKVIYPPSLQPAFARNIPIRVLNTFNPEHDGTLVSRTAERRQYTITGISSIDSIALVNVQGSGMIGVAGVSAKLFGVLAAHRISVILISQASSEHSICFAIDPRGAEDVKIILETEFATEIQHGYIDNIAIERDLSVIATVGEGMRKSSGIAGKLFSVLGKNGVNIVAVAQGSSEINISVVINRNNLSKALNALHNIFFQSEARILNLYLVGTGLIGRTLLKQICDQAAFLRDERLLKVCVVGMANTKKMLLDPKGTSLTDWTERLLTEGVTTSLPAFVEKIKDYNLPNSVFIDCTSDKDIVQFYESLLDANISVVTPNKVANSGPYSEYRRLQRTALNRGVKFLYETNVGAGLPIINTVQGLMTSGDQFLKIEAILSGTLSFIFNTFRPGVSFAEVVREAKEKGYTEPDPRDDLSGQDVARKILILAREAGFPLEPEDVTINNLLPESCLAAPTIPAFFDELERNNDYFENLLTEAEATGQKLRFVASFENNKAVIGLRPVGPEHPFYMLSGSDNIVSFTTERYKDRPLVVKGPGAGAEVTASGVFADLVSIGSYLA